One genomic segment of Fundulus heteroclitus isolate FHET01 chromosome 10, MU-UCD_Fhet_4.1, whole genome shotgun sequence includes these proteins:
- the LOC118556027 gene encoding gastrula zinc finger protein XlCGF57.1-like isoform X2, giving the protein MSEMMKVEAEDHGEPSLVSSRPAASSSELEQKQDNKDLIHQVLVKTEEDPCDWSPCLDQQNPETPHIKEEDEELWISQEEEQFTVKTEDEEKLQLSELHQFKTEDNRQTEAPTSSSTEHMETDINTQHCGGPEPDKYSVKLQMKVHTGKVKHSCDLCGKTFKVKSYLQIHMRVHTGEKPFACDVCCKKFHAKTNLKIHMKLHSVENPFSCDICGTGFKTKERLKKHTWSHNGEKPFVCGFCCKRFLLKENLRSHLPVHTGEKPFICSICSKGFSRLQRLKIHMHVHTREKPFICNVCSQGFSQKESLKTHTRIHTGEKPFVCSVCSQNFSQKGDLKRHMRIHTGEKPFICSVCSKGFSQKEVLKNHMRVHTGEKPFVCDVCRKGFSQKRSLNSHMRVHTGEKPFTCHVCDKRFSQSGGMKRHMAVHTKQFNCSECGKCFVKAISLERHMRLHSEERPFGCDVCKNRFKLKCNLESHMKIHSGEKPSVCCLSCEAFSQL; this is encoded by the coding sequence TCCATCAGGTTTTGGTGAAAACAGAAGAGGATCCTTGTGACTGGAGCCCCTGTCtggaccagcagaacccagaaaccccccacataaaggaggaggatgaggaactGTGGATCAGTCAGGAGGAAGAACAGTTTACTGTGAAGACTGAGGATGAGGAGAAACTTCAGTTATCGGAGCTTCATCAGTTCAAAACAGAAGACAACAGACAGACTGAAGCTCCAACCAGCAGCTCAACTGAACACATGGAAACAGACATTAATACACAGCACTGtggaggaccagaaccagacaagTATTCTGTCAAATTACAGATGAAGGTTCATACTGGAAAGGTGAAACATAGCTGTGATCTTtgtggtaaaacatttaaagtaaagAGTTACCTTCAGATACATATGAGAGTCCACACTGGAGAGAAACCATTTGCCTGTGATGTTTGCTGTAAAAAGTTTCATGCAAAGACAAATCTTAAAATTCACATGAAACTCCATTCAGTAGAAAACCCTTTTTCCTGTGATATTTGTGGCACAGGATTTAAGACGAAGGAAAGGCTTAAGAAGCACACGTGGAGCCACAATGGAGAGAAACCATTTGTTTGTGGTTTttgttgcaaaaggtttttaCTAAAAGAGAATCTAAGAAGTCATTTGCCtgttcacacaggagaaaaacCATTCATTTGTTCGATTTGTAGTAAAGGATTTTCACGACTACAACGTCTAAAGATTCACATGCATGTTCACACAAGAGAGAAACcatttatttgtaatgtttGCAGTCAAGGATTTTCACAAAAAGAGAGCCTGAAAACTCACACGCGCATTCACACGGGCGAGAAACCGTTTGTTTGTAGTGTTTGCAGTCAAAATTTTTCACAAAAGGGAGATCTAAAGCGTCACATGCGcattcacacaggtgagaaaccgTTTATTTGTAGTGTTTGCAGTAAAGGATTTTCACAAAAAGAGGTTCTGAAAAATCACATGCGtgttcacacaggagagaaaccatttgtttgtgatgtttgcCGTAAAGGGTTCTCACAAAAAAGGAGTCTAAACAGTCACATGCGTGTTCACACAGGGGAAAAACCATTTACCTGTCATGTTTGTGATAAAAGATTTTCCCAGTCTGGAGGTATGAAGAGACACATGGCTGTACACACCAAACAATTTAACTGTAGCGagtgtggaaaatgttttgtaaaagcaATATCATTGGAACGACACATGAGACTTCACTCTGAGGAGAGGCCATTTGGTTGTGATGTctgtaaaaacagatttaaactgaaatgtaatcttgaaagtcacatgaaaatccattcgggagAGAAACCATCTGTGTGTTGTTTATCCTGTGAAGCATTTTCACAACTTTGA
- the LOC110366528 gene encoding gastrula zinc finger protein XlCGF57.1-like isoform X2, with protein MSEMMKVKAEEPGGPSLVPDLPVGSSSELELEQNNKDLIHHVLVIKEEVPHDWSPSLDQLDLEHPHIKEEEEAQCISLEEEQLNVKIEEEKPQLSELNHVQTEDSRETKAPTSSSTEQMETKPDGEDCGGPELDRKPDPVCFSHESDIIVPKRCKRCKLCSKVTSETEVKAGERPFDCFVCEKRFKCKNFVKLHMVVHTGKVKHSCDLCGKTFRINSSLQTHMRVHTGEKPFARDVCCKRFHAKTNLKLHMKLHSVKNAFSCSICGTGFKTKERLKKHMWRHNGEKPFVCGTCSTRFLYKESLKNHMRFHTGEKPFICLLCGKGFSQKGNLKTHMGVHTGEKPFICSVCSQGFSRKWDLKSHMSVHTGEKPIICSVCSQGFSRKSDLKRHMSIHAGEKLFICSVCSQGFSQKGDLKTHRLVHTGEKPCICNVCNQRFSLKVSLKRHMRVHTGEKPFICSVCSQRFIRKGDLNSHMHVHTGKKPFICSVCSQGFTRKWSLESHVRVHTGEKPFICSVCSKGFSLKSSLNRHLLVHLEEKPFVCDVCNKAFSQKGHLNRHMRVHTAEKPTTCHVCGKGFSSFRGLKTHMTVHTK; from the exons ATGTCTGAGATGATGAAGGTTAAAGCAGAGGAGCCTGGAGGACCCAGTTTGGTGCCCGACTTACCTGTTGGATCCTCATCAGAACTGGAGCtggaacaaaacaacaaagatctCA TCCATCATGTTTTGGTAATAAAAGAAGAGGTGCCCCATGACTGGAGTCCTAGTTTGGACCAACTGGATCTAGAACACCCCCACataaaagaggaagaggaggcacaGTGTATCAGCCTGGAGGAAGAACAGCTCAATGTGAAGATTGAGGAGGAGAAACCTCAACTATCAGAGCTTAATCACGTCCAAACAGAAGACAGCAGAGAGACTAAAGCTCCAACCAGCAGCTCAACTGAACAGATGGAAACAAAACCTGATGGAGAGGACTGTGGAGGACCAGAACTGGACAGGAAACCAGATCCGGTATGTTTTTCTCATGAATCCGATATCATTGTTCCAAAAAGATGTAAAAGATGTAAACTGTGTTCCAAAGTCACGTCTGAGACTGAAGTAAAAGCTGGAGAGAGACCATTTGATTGCTTTGTTtgtgaaaaaagatttaaatgtaaGAATTTTGTCAAATTGCACATGGTGGTTCACACTGGAAAGGTGAAACATAGCTGTGATCTTTGTGGTAAAACATTTAGAATAAATAGTTCTCTTCAGACACATATGAGAGTCCACACAGGAGAAAAACCATTTGCCCGTGATGTTTGCTGTAAAAGGTTTCATgcaaagactaatcttaaactTCACATGAAGCTTCATTCagtaaaaaatgctttttcctGTAGTATTTGTGGCACAGGATTTAAGACAAAAGAAAGGCTTAAGAAGCACATGTGGAGGCATAATGGAGAGAAACCATTTGTTTGTGGTACTTGTAGTACAAGGTTTTTATATAAAGAGAGTCTAAAAAATCATATGCGTTttcacacaggagaaaaacCATTCATTTGTTTGCTTTGTGGTAAAGGATTTTCACAAAAAGGAAACCTGAAAACTCATATGGGTGTTCACACAGGCGAGAAACCATTTATTTGTAGTGTTTGCAGTCAAGGATTTTCAAGAAAATGGGATCTAAAGAGTCACATGAGTGTTCACACGGGAGAGAAACCAATTATTTGTAGTGTTTGCAGTCAAGGATTTTCACGAAAAAGTGATCTAAAACGTCACATGAGCATTCACGCGGGAGAGAAACTGTTTATTTGTAGTGTTTGCAGTCAAGGATTTTCACAAAAAGGGGATCTAAAAACTCATAGGCTTGTTCACACGGGGGAGAAACCATGTATTTGTAATGTTTGCAATCAAAGATTTTCACTAAAAGTGAGTCTAAAGCGTCACATGCGTGTTCACACGGGCGAGAAACCATTTATTTGTAGTGTTTGCAGTCAAAGATTTATACGAAAAGGGGATCTAAACAGTCACATGCACGTGCACACGGGTAAGAAACCGTTTATTTGTAGTGTTTGCAGTCAAGGATTTACGCGAAAATGGAGTCTGGAGAGTCACGTGCGTGTTCACACGGGTGAGAAACCATTTATTTGTAGTGTTTGCAGTAAAGGATTTTCACTAAAAAGCAGTCTAAATCGTCACCTTCTTGTTCACCTGGAGGAGAAGCCgtttgtttgtgatgtttgtaaTAAAGCATTTTCACAAAAAGGGCATCTAAATCGTCACATGCGTGTTCACACAGCGGAAAAACCAACAACCTGTCATGTTTGTGGTAAAGGATTTTCTAGCTTCAGAGGACTGAAAACACACATGACTGTTCACACCAAATAA
- the LOC110366528 gene encoding gastrula zinc finger protein XlCGF57.1-like isoform X4, translating into MEEQLTVKIEEEEKPQLLQLHRLKTEDSRDTESPTCSSTTQMETKLGEDCVGAEPDRKPDLVCFPHQTNMIVSKRCKTSKLCSKITSKTELKGEEKPFSCTVCDKRFKRKNSVKLHMMVHTGKVEHSCDLCGKAFRVKNYLQTHMRVHTGEKPFACDVCCKRFHAKTNLKLHMKVHSVETPFSCNICGSRFKTKERLKKHMWRHNGEKAFVCGICSKRFLLKESLKNHMYFHTGEKPFICSFCSKGFSQKGNLKTHMGVHTGEKPFICSVCSQGFSRKGDLKIHMSVHTTEKPFICSVCSQGFSLKHSLKSHMRVHTGEKPFICSVCSKGFSQRGSLTHHMRVHTGEKPFICSTCNQGFSRKGDLKSHMLVHVSEKPFSCSVCSQGFSRKGDLKSHMHVHTGKKPFICNVCSQGFTRKWGLKSHMLVHTGEKPFICSVCSKGFLLKSILKRHILVHMNEKPFLCDVCKKGFSQKGHLNRHMRVHIAEKPSTCHICGKGFSNSGGLKRHMAVHTKQFRCSECGTCFVNAILLERHMNIHSEDRGHSSDVCEKKKQTV; encoded by the coding sequence ATGGAAGAACAACTCACTGTGAAGAttgaggaagaggagaaacCCCAGTTATTACAGCTTCATCGCCTCAAAACTGAAGACAGCAGAGACACTGAATCTCCAACCTGCAGCTCAACTACCCAGATGGAAACAAAACTTGGAGAGGACTGTGTAGGAGCAGAACCTGACAGGAAACCAGATCTGGTATGTTTTCCTCATCAAACCAACATGATTGTTTCAAAAAGATGTAAAACATCTAAACTGTGTTCCAAAATTACATCCAAGACTGAACTAAAAGGTGAAGAGAAACCATTCAGTTGCACTGTTTGTGACAAAAGATTTAAACGTAAGAATTCTGTCAAACTGCACATGATGGTTCACACTGGAAAGGTGGAACATAGCTGTGATCTTTGTGGTAAAGCATTTAGAGTAAAGAATTACCTTCAGACACATATGAGAGTCCACACTGGAGAAAAACCATTTGCATGTGATGTTTGCTGTAAAAGGTttcatgcaaaaacaaatcttaaactTCACATGAAAGTACATTCAGTAGAAACCCCTTTTTCTTGTAACATTTGTGGCTCAAGATTTAAGACAAAGGAAAGGCTTAAGAAGCACATGTGGAGGCATAATGGAGAGAAAGCATTTGTTTGTGGTATTTGTAGTAAAAGGTTTTTACTCAAAGAGAGTCTAAAAAATCATATGTATTTTCATACAGGAGAAAAACCATTTATTTGTTCCTTTTGTAGTAAAGGATTTTCACAAAAAGGAAACCTTAAAACTCACATGGGTGTTCACACAGGCGAGAAACCGTTTATTTGTAGTGTTTGCAGTCAAGGATTTTCACGAAAAGGGGATCTAAAGATTCATATGAGCGTTCACACGACCGAGAAACCGTTTATTTGTAGTGTTTGTAGTCAAGGATTTTCACTAAAACATAGCCTGAAATCTCACATGCGTGTTCACACGGGGGAGAAGCCGTTTATTTGTAGTGTCTGCAGTAAAGGATTTTCCCAAAGAGGATCTCTAACACATCACATGCGTGTTCACACGGGTGAGAAACCATTTATTTGTAGTACTTGTAATCAAGGATTTTCACGAAAAGGGGATCTAAAGAGTCATATGCTCGTTCACGTGAGCGAGAAACCGTTTAGTTGTAGTGTTTGCAGTCAAGGATTTTCACGAAAAGGGGATCTAAAGAGTCACATGCACGTGCACACGGGCAAGAAACcatttatttgtaatgtttGCAGTCAAGGATTTACTCGAAAATGGGGGCTGAAGAGTCATATGCTCGTTCACACGGGCGAGAAACCATTTATTTGTAGTGTTTGCAGTAAAGGATTTTTACTAAAAAGCATTCTAAAGCGTCATATTCTTGTTCACATGAATGAGAAGCCATTTCTTTGTGATGTTTGTAAAAAAGGATTTTCACAAAAAGGGCATCTTAATCGTCACATGCGTGTTCACATAGCAGAAAAACCATCTACCTGTCATATTTGTGGTAAAGGATTTTCCaactctggaggactgaaaagACACATGGCTGTTCACACCAAACAATTTAGGTGTAGTGAGTGTGgaacatgttttgtaaatgCAATATTGTTGGAACGACATATGAATATTCACTCTGAGGACAGGGGTCATAGCTCTGACGTctgtgaaaaaaagaagcaaacagtGTAA